A portion of the Calliphora vicina chromosome 5, idCalVici1.1, whole genome shotgun sequence genome contains these proteins:
- the LOC135960457 gene encoding transcription factor grauzone-like, with product MLCCVCLLETHNTMGVFDEMGKQLNIAEIVSEHLWFKHDDIVSSHICTICWGKIYDFHEFYETIEKTHKEFQNVQQDLAMIKEEDKYSMGNNIKQEEIDEDDYINVDRELQVEIEINVDQSTKNPLADNEQNDSSSSSDDDDEYNEDGNSSATSDECQPNKTDVGEKINITSVKMRKVENKPKRCRRKKPAIKPENNQEPKRKKAIFNRLDPLHTEEMIKKHIPMGCNLCVFVGKTFADIVAHFKVEHPDVRAYITCCDKTFTKRFYVAQHAMTHENPDCFSCVLCSKSFTTTGGLQKHNLKYHAPDEELTFTCDLCPQKFARQHLLQLHKPSHIPREEWNFFCTKCPTSKAFASAYLLNIHDNKLHKREKNICNVCAKEIKDKKSFEKHVREHYEGSGPRLKCPIPNCDSWLKDEDNLKVHLRRHNTDDEIYKCPLCDKICPNRRALSSHKVYVHTKEVFKCEHCDKTFKRAITLREHMTQHTGEVLYNCPFCTRTFNSNANMHSHKKKQHPVEWEALRRQKMGNNNPSETTVDISKIF from the exons ATGCTGTGTTGTGTTTGCCTTTTGGAAACCCACAATACCATGGGTGTTTTTGATGAAATGggcaaacaattaaatattgctGAAATAGTTTCCGAACACCTTTGGTTTAAG CACGACGATATTGTATCATCGCACATTTGTACCATATGTTGGGGTAAAATTTATGATTTCCATGAATTCTATGAAACAATAGAAAAAACTCACAAGGAGTTTCAAAATGTACAGCAAGATTTGGCCATGATTAAGGAAGAAGATAAATATTCGatgggaaataatataaaacaagaaGAAATCGATGAAGATGACTATATAAATGTAGACAGAGAGTTGCAAGTAGAAATCGAAATTAATGTTGACCAAAGTACAAAGAATCCTTTAGCAGATAATGAACAAAATgacagtagtagtagtagtgatgatgatgatgaatatAATGAAGATGGAAATAGCAGCGCTACGTCGGATGAATGTCAGCCTAATAAAACGgatgttggtgaaaaaattaatatcacaaGTGTAAAAATGAGGAAAGTTGAGAATAAACCAAAAAGGTGTAGAAGAAAAAAACCAGCAATAAAACCAGAGAATAACCAAGAACCTAAAAGAAAAAAAGCCATTTTCAACCGCCTTGATCCCTTACACACTGAGGAAATGATAAAGAAACACATACCTATGGGCTGTAATTTATGTGTTTTCGTGGGCAAAActtttgccgatattgtggCACATTTCAAAGTAGAACATCCTGATGTGAGAGCCTATATAACATGTTGCGATAAAACGTTTACAAAACGATTTTATGTTGCCCAACATGCCATGACGCATGAAAATCCTGATTGCTTTAG TTGCGTGCTATGTAGCAAATCATTTACAACAACTGGTGGATTGCAAAAGCATAACTTAAAATATCACGCCCCTGATGAGGAACTTACATTTACCTGTGATTTATGTCCGCAAAAATTCGCCCGTCAACACTTACTGCAATTACACAAACCTTCGCATATACCTCGGGAAGAATGGAACTTCTTTTGTACAAAATGTCCTACCTCAAAAgc TTTTGCCAGtgcatatttattaaatatacacGATAATAAGTTACACAAGAGggagaaaaatatttgtaatgtaTGTGCCAAAGAAATTAAggataaaaaatcatttgaaaaacATGTAAGGGAACATTACGAGGGCAGTGGACCTAGATTAAAATGTCCCATTCCTAATTGTGATAGTTGGCTAAAAGATGAAGATAATTTAAAGGTACATTTACGAAGGCACAATACAGATGATGAGATCTACAAATGCCCACTGTGTGATAAAATATGCCCGAATCGGAGAGCCTTATCCAGCCACAAAGTTTATGTACATACAAAGGAAGTTTTTAAATGTGAACATTgtgataaaacatttaaaagagCTATAACACTAAGG GAACATATGACTCAACACACTGGTGAAGTTTTGTATAATTGCCCGTTTTGCACTAGAACTTTCAATTCGAATGCTAATATGCATTCACACAAAAAGAAACAACATCCGGTGGAATGGGAAGCGCTAAGAAGGCAAAAAATGGGCAATAATAATCCAAGTGAAACTACTGTAGATATAAGTAAAATATTCTAA